A genomic window from Gymnodinialimonas ceratoperidinii includes:
- a CDS encoding AMP-binding protein, which produces MGWMKDETGLDKTPANFVPLTPLSHLARAARVFPRRTAVVDGAHRKTYAEYHARVSRLASALAARGIKPGDVVSTVLPNTYAHAEAHFGVPASGAVLNAINIRLDVATVAYIFDHAETALILADTQFLPLVEKALEAMEGPAPQIIEVPDADAGHPATGRYTTYEALLEEGDPEAPWQMPEDEWESIALNYTSGTTGRPKGVVYHHRGAYLITMGTPISWRMTLYPIYLTIVPMFHCNNWCHTWMMPAVGGTLVCCREITATAIYDAIADEGVTHMGGAPIVLNMLVNAKDEDRRAFDHRVEVFTAGAPPAAATLAAIETMGFHVTQVYGLTESYGHATECVWQDDDWSDLDAAARAGIKARQGVALPNMDHITVMDPETMAQIPMDGTATGEIMMRGNVTMKGYYKNPEATAEAFAGGYFHTGDIAVQHPDSYIQIADRAKDIIISGGENISSVEVEGVLMHHPAVSLCAVVARPDEKWGEVPCAFVELKEGAQATEPDIIAFARERLAGFKTPKAVFFTELPKTSTGKIQKFELRARARTL; this is translated from the coding sequence ATGGGTTGGATGAAAGACGAAACCGGGCTCGACAAGACACCCGCCAATTTTGTGCCCCTGACACCGCTCAGCCACCTCGCGCGCGCCGCCCGCGTGTTTCCGCGGCGCACCGCCGTGGTCGATGGCGCCCACCGCAAGACCTACGCCGAATATCACGCTCGCGTCTCCCGCCTTGCCTCGGCGCTCGCCGCGCGCGGGATCAAGCCCGGCGATGTCGTCTCCACCGTGCTGCCCAACACCTACGCCCATGCCGAGGCGCATTTCGGCGTGCCGGCCTCCGGCGCGGTGCTGAACGCGATCAACATCCGCCTCGATGTCGCCACCGTCGCCTATATCTTCGACCACGCCGAGACGGCGCTGATCCTCGCCGACACGCAATTCCTGCCGCTGGTCGAGAAGGCCCTCGAGGCAATGGAAGGCCCCGCGCCGCAGATCATCGAGGTGCCCGACGCCGACGCGGGCCACCCCGCCACCGGGCGCTACACCACCTACGAGGCACTGCTGGAGGAGGGCGACCCCGAAGCCCCCTGGCAGATGCCCGAAGATGAATGGGAGAGCATCGCGCTCAACTACACCTCCGGCACCACCGGACGACCCAAGGGGGTCGTCTACCACCACCGCGGCGCCTACCTGATCACCATGGGCACGCCGATCTCCTGGCGGATGACGCTCTACCCGATCTACCTGACCATCGTGCCGATGTTCCACTGCAACAACTGGTGCCACACCTGGATGATGCCCGCCGTGGGCGGCACCCTCGTCTGCTGCCGCGAGATCACCGCCACCGCGATCTACGATGCCATCGCCGATGAAGGCGTGACCCACATGGGCGGCGCGCCGATCGTGCTGAACATGCTGGTGAACGCGAAGGACGAGGACCGACGCGCCTTTGATCACCGGGTCGAGGTCTTTACCGCCGGCGCCCCGCCCGCCGCGGCCACCCTCGCCGCGATCGAGACGATGGGCTTCCACGTCACCCAGGTCTACGGGCTGACCGAGAGCTACGGCCATGCCACCGAATGCGTCTGGCAGGACGACGATTGGTCCGATCTGGACGCGGCGGCCCGCGCCGGGATCAAGGCACGCCAGGGCGTGGCGCTGCCCAACATGGACCACATCACCGTCATGGACCCCGAGACCATGGCGCAAATCCCGATGGACGGCACCGCCACGGGCGAGATCATGATGCGCGGCAATGTCACGATGAAGGGCTACTACAAGAACCCCGAGGCGACCGCCGAGGCCTTCGCGGGGGGCTATTTCCACACCGGCGATATCGCCGTGCAGCACCCCGACAGCTACATCCAGATCGCCGACCGCGCCAAGGACATCATCATCTCGGGTGGTGAGAACATCTCGTCGGTCGAGGTCGAGGGCGTGCTGATGCACCACCCCGCCGTCTCGCTCTGCGCCGTGGTGGCGCGGCCTGACGAGAAATGGGGCGAGGTGCCCTGCGCCTTCGTCGAGCTGAAGGAGGGGGCACAGGCGACCGAGCCCGATATCATCGCCTTCGCCCGCGAACGGCTAGCCGGGTTCAAGACCCCCAAGGCGGTCTTTTTCACCGAGCTACCCAAGACTTCCACCGGAAAGATCCAGAAGTTCGAACTCCGCGCCCGCGCCCGCACCCTGTAG
- a CDS encoding porin family protein produces MQFFRTFACVTLLGVAAPVTAQTADWSGFYAGGQIETASVTMETSGGSETHDGNGLMIGVTGGYRFDLGNVVMGATGGAQFGSVDVSPTSPSVLPDPTLNTLLRAGIELGYDLGPVLVTGGVGQTFAIMTDETDERESEFGSYFALGADYMLNEDIMVGAEVTRTILNNFGSSDVRATSVGIGAAYRF; encoded by the coding sequence ATGCAGTTCTTTCGCACTTTCGCGTGCGTGACCTTGTTGGGCGTTGCTGCCCCAGTCACCGCACAAACCGCCGACTGGTCGGGCTTCTACGCCGGTGGGCAGATCGAGACCGCCAGCGTCACGATGGAAACCTCGGGCGGATCGGAGACCCATGACGGCAACGGTCTGATGATCGGCGTCACCGGCGGTTACCGCTTCGATCTGGGCAATGTCGTGATGGGCGCCACCGGCGGCGCGCAATTCGGCAGCGTCGACGTGTCTCCGACATCGCCGTCGGTTCTGCCTGATCCGACGCTCAACACCTTGCTGCGTGCGGGTATCGAGTTGGGGTACGACCTGGGGCCGGTTCTGGTGACCGGCGGCGTCGGGCAGACCTTCGCGATCATGACCGACGAGACCGATGAGCGGGAGTCCGAGTTCGGGTCCTACTTCGCGCTCGGGGCCGATTACATGTTGAACGAGGATATCATGGTGGGCGCCGAGGTGACGCGGACGATCCTGAACAACTTCGGAAGCTCCGACGTGCGGGCGACTTCCGTGGGGATCGGGGCGGCCTATCGGTTCTGA
- a CDS encoding 3-hydroxyacyl-CoA dehydrogenase NAD-binding domain-containing protein, with product MTDFTMQVDDDGVAIITWDVPGKSMNVLSREAFSVCEDLLDEALGNDDVKGIIITSGKSTFAGGMDLNVLASIREESGENAAEGLFNFTMNGHRILRKIERAGMEPKTNKGGKPIACALPGTSAGIGTEIALACHRRFMADNPKAKIGLPEILVGLFPGAGGTTRYSRMVGAMAAAPVLLEGKMLDPKKAKGASLVDEVVPADELIARAKEWVLNAAPADIVKPWDAKGYKMPGGAPYHPAGFMTFVGASAMIHGKTKGVYPAAKALLSAIYEGALVDFDTALKIEARYFTQILMHPSSSAMIRSLFINKEALEKGANRPDVPDQTVQKVGILGAGMMGAGIAYVSALAGIEVVLIDAAQESADKGKAYSEGLLDKGMKRGKVSEEKKAKVLGQITATTDYDALKGCDLIVEAVFEDPKVKAEVTAKAEAVMNGDGIFATNTSTLPITMLAKASSRPEQFIGIHFFSPVDKMALVEIIKGKQTGDVAVAKALDFVRQIRKTPIVVNDERFFYANRCILPYVNEGVRMLQEGVEPALIENAAKLVGMPLGPLQLTDETSIDLGAKIARATKAGDPDYDDTTDELIFWMEEEGRLGRKANAGFYEYDEKGKRTGLWDGLRERYDVRDEQPELVDVQHRLLFAQVLEAVRALEAGVLMDIREGDVGAILGWGFAPWSGGPFSWLDILGTPYAADRCDELEAEFGPRFACPPLLREMADKGQSFYGRFGEGVDSKAA from the coding sequence ATGACCGATTTCACGATGCAGGTCGACGACGATGGCGTCGCCATCATCACCTGGGACGTGCCCGGCAAGTCGATGAACGTGCTCTCGCGCGAGGCCTTTTCCGTCTGCGAGGACCTCCTCGACGAGGCGCTCGGCAATGACGACGTCAAGGGCATCATCATCACCTCCGGCAAGTCCACCTTCGCCGGCGGCATGGACCTCAACGTGCTGGCCTCGATCCGCGAGGAAAGCGGCGAGAACGCCGCCGAGGGCCTGTTCAACTTCACGATGAACGGCCACCGGATCCTGCGCAAGATCGAGCGCGCGGGCATGGAGCCCAAGACCAACAAGGGCGGCAAGCCGATCGCCTGCGCCCTGCCCGGCACCTCGGCGGGCATCGGCACGGAGATCGCGCTCGCCTGCCACCGCCGCTTCATGGCCGACAACCCGAAGGCCAAGATCGGCCTGCCCGAGATCCTCGTGGGCCTCTTCCCCGGCGCGGGCGGCACCACCCGCTATTCCCGCATGGTCGGTGCCATGGCCGCGGCCCCGGTGCTGCTGGAAGGCAAGATGCTGGACCCGAAGAAGGCCAAGGGCGCGAGCCTCGTGGACGAGGTCGTCCCGGCCGACGAGTTGATCGCGCGCGCCAAGGAATGGGTGCTGAACGCCGCGCCCGCCGACATCGTGAAGCCCTGGGACGCGAAGGGCTACAAGATGCCCGGCGGCGCCCCTTACCACCCCGCGGGCTTCATGACCTTCGTGGGCGCCTCGGCGATGATCCACGGCAAGACCAAGGGCGTCTACCCGGCCGCCAAGGCCCTGCTCTCGGCGATCTACGAGGGCGCGCTGGTCGATTTCGACACCGCCCTGAAGATCGAGGCGCGTTACTTCACGCAGATCCTCATGCATCCCTCCTCCTCCGCGATGATCCGCTCGCTGTTCATCAACAAGGAAGCGCTGGAGAAGGGGGCTAACCGTCCCGACGTGCCGGACCAGACGGTGCAGAAGGTCGGCATCCTCGGCGCCGGCATGATGGGCGCGGGCATCGCCTATGTCTCGGCGCTGGCCGGGATCGAGGTGGTTCTGATCGACGCCGCGCAGGAAAGCGCGGACAAGGGCAAGGCTTACTCCGAGGGCCTGCTCGACAAGGGCATGAAGCGCGGCAAGGTGAGCGAGGAGAAGAAGGCCAAGGTTCTGGGCCAGATCACTGCCACCACCGATTACGATGCGCTCAAGGGCTGCGACCTGATCGTCGAGGCCGTCTTCGAGGACCCGAAGGTGAAGGCCGAGGTGACCGCGAAGGCCGAGGCGGTGATGAACGGGGACGGCATCTTCGCCACCAACACCTCCACCCTGCCCATCACCATGCTCGCCAAGGCCTCCTCCCGGCCCGAGCAGTTCATCGGCATCCACTTCTTCTCGCCGGTCGACAAGATGGCGCTGGTGGAGATCATCAAGGGCAAGCAGACCGGTGACGTGGCCGTCGCCAAGGCGCTCGACTTCGTGCGCCAGATCCGCAAGACGCCCATCGTGGTCAACGACGAGCGCTTCTTCTACGCCAACCGCTGTATCCTGCCTTACGTCAACGAAGGCGTGCGGATGCTGCAGGAAGGCGTGGAGCCCGCGCTGATTGAGAATGCCGCCAAGCTGGTGGGCATGCCCCTGGGGCCCTTGCAGCTGACCGACGAGACCTCGATCGATCTCGGCGCCAAGATCGCCCGCGCCACCAAGGCGGGCGACCCCGACTACGACGACACGACGGACGAGCTGATCTTCTGGATGGAGGAGGAAGGCCGCCTGGGTCGCAAGGCCAACGCGGGCTTCTACGAATACGACGAGAAGGGCAAGCGTACCGGCCTCTGGGACGGTCTGCGCGAGCGCTACGACGTGCGTGACGAGCAGCCCGAGCTGGTGGACGTCCAGCACCGCCTCCTTTTCGCGCAGGTGCTCGAAGCCGTCCGCGCGCTGGAAGCGGGCGTGCTCATGGACATCCGCGAAGGCGACGTGGGCGCCATCCTCGGTTGGGGCTTCGCGCCCTGGTCGGGCGGCCCGTTCTCCTGGCTCGACATCCTCGGCACGCCCTATGCGGCGGACCGCTGCGACGAGCTGGAAGCCGAGTTCGGCCCCCGCTTCGCCTGCCCACCGCTCCTGCGCGAGATGGCCGACAAGGGGCAGAGCTTCTACGGCCGCTTCGGCGAAGGCGTGGACAGCAAGGCCGCCTGA
- a CDS encoding acetyl-CoA C-acetyltransferase yields the protein MTDAYIYDAIRTPRGKGRRDGALHEVTSARLSAFTLNTLKERNGFEGHAVEDVIWGNVTQVMEQGGCLARAAVLASDLDESIPGLAINRFCASGLEAVNLAANQVRGGAGNGYIAGGVEMMGRVAMGSDGAAMAVDPQLAMDSYFVPQGISADIIATEYGFTRDEVDAYSVESQKRAAAAWEAERFARSVITVKDQNGLTILDRDEYLRPETDMQSLGALKPAFKDMGEQMPGFDAVALMKYPHLERINHVHHAGNSSGIVDGAAAVLIGDKEFGEKWGLKPRARIRANAKIGTDPTINLTGPVPVTEKILTENNMAISDIDLFEVNEAFAAVVLRFLQAFDVDHAKVNVNGGAIAMGHPLGATGAMILGTLLDEMERADKETGLATLCVAAGMGSATILERV from the coding sequence ATGACCGATGCCTATATCTACGACGCCATCCGCACCCCGCGCGGCAAGGGCCGCCGCGACGGGGCGCTGCACGAGGTCACCTCGGCGCGGCTGTCCGCCTTCACCCTGAACACCCTCAAGGAGCGCAACGGCTTCGAAGGCCATGCCGTGGAAGACGTGATCTGGGGCAACGTCACCCAGGTGATGGAACAGGGCGGCTGCCTCGCACGCGCCGCGGTGCTGGCCTCGGACCTCGACGAAAGCATCCCTGGCCTCGCCATCAACCGCTTCTGCGCCAGCGGGCTGGAGGCGGTGAACCTCGCCGCCAACCAGGTGCGCGGCGGGGCCGGCAACGGCTACATCGCCGGCGGCGTCGAGATGATGGGCCGCGTGGCCATGGGGAGCGACGGGGCGGCGATGGCCGTGGACCCGCAGCTCGCCATGGACAGCTACTTCGTGCCACAGGGCATTTCGGCCGACATCATCGCCACCGAATACGGTTTCACCCGTGACGAGGTCGACGCCTATTCCGTCGAGTCCCAGAAGCGCGCCGCCGCCGCTTGGGAGGCCGAGCGCTTCGCCCGCTCCGTCATCACCGTGAAGGACCAGAACGGCCTGACGATCCTCGACCGCGACGAATACCTGCGCCCCGAGACCGACATGCAGTCGCTCGGCGCGCTCAAGCCCGCCTTCAAGGACATGGGCGAGCAGATGCCCGGCTTCGACGCCGTGGCGCTGATGAAATATCCGCATCTGGAGCGGATCAACCACGTCCACCACGCGGGCAACTCCTCGGGCATCGTGGACGGCGCCGCCGCCGTGCTGATCGGCGACAAGGAGTTCGGCGAGAAATGGGGCCTCAAGCCCCGTGCGCGCATCCGCGCCAATGCCAAGATCGGCACCGATCCGACGATCAACCTGACCGGCCCCGTCCCGGTGACCGAGAAGATCCTGACCGAGAACAACATGGCGATCAGCGACATCGACCTCTTCGAGGTGAACGAGGCTTTCGCCGCCGTCGTGCTGCGCTTCCTGCAGGCCTTCGACGTGGATCATGCAAAGGTCAACGTGAACGGCGGCGCCATCGCCATGGGCCACCCCCTCGGCGCCACCGGCGCGATGATCCTCGGCACGCTGCTCGACGAGATGGAGCGCGCCGACAAGGAAACCGGCCTCGCCACGCTCTGCGTCGCGGCGGGCATGGGCTCTGCCACGATCCTCGAGCGGGTGTGA
- a CDS encoding glutathione S-transferase family protein, with translation MTNTLYCFGESGNAYKAALALELAGVPWEPRHVDFFKGEARSPEFRAVNPMGEVPVLDTGDEVMTQSGVIQHWVMETTGKLTGDTPRNVLRWTIFDNQKVSGVAGPLRFLMNFLPEEKRNADVIAFHAGRLKASLQVLEGELSQRDWLAGEAMSCADISCAGYLFYEEPFTFQRAEYPAIDAWLTRISETPGWKHPYDLMARAFPA, from the coding sequence ATGACCAATACGCTCTATTGCTTCGGCGAAAGTGGGAACGCCTACAAGGCAGCTTTGGCGCTCGAATTGGCGGGGGTCCCGTGGGAGCCGCGTCACGTCGATTTCTTCAAAGGCGAGGCACGCAGTCCGGAGTTCCGCGCGGTCAATCCGATGGGCGAGGTGCCGGTGCTGGATACCGGTGACGAGGTCATGACTCAATCCGGCGTGATCCAGCATTGGGTGATGGAGACGACCGGCAAGCTGACCGGCGACACGCCGCGCAACGTACTGCGCTGGACGATTTTCGACAACCAGAAGGTCTCGGGCGTCGCGGGCCCGCTGCGGTTTTTGATGAATTTCCTTCCCGAGGAGAAACGCAACGCCGATGTCATCGCCTTCCACGCCGGCCGCCTGAAAGCCTCGCTACAGGTGCTCGAGGGCGAACTCTCGCAGCGTGACTGGCTGGCCGGTGAGGCGATGAGCTGCGCCGACATCAGCTGCGCGGGCTACCTGTTCTACGAGGAGCCCTTCACCTTCCAGCGCGCCGAGTACCCGGCCATCGACGCCTGGCTGACGCGGATCAGCGAGACACCCGGCTGGAAGCATCCTTACGACCTGATGGCACGCGCATTCCCCGCATGA
- a CDS encoding acyl-CoA dehydrogenase C-terminal domain-containing protein, whose product MPSYTAPTKDTQFILHDVLNISSLETPGYGDLEREFTGAILEEAGKISSEVLSPLNTVGDTQGCVMENGVVRTPEGFKAAFDQMAEGGWPGIDMPEEFGGMGLPYVMNTAVGEMFSAANMAFTMYQGLTHGAASAILAHGTDAQKETYLPKMVTCEWTGTMNLTEPHCGTDLGLMRTKAEPQDDGSYKITGQKIFISAGEHDMSDNIIHLVLGKITGGPEGIKGVSLFIVPKFLVNEDGSLGERNGVSCGKIEEKMGIHGNSTCVMNYDGATGYLLGEEHKGMRAMFTMMNEARLGVGMQGLAQTEVAYQNALEYAKDRLQGRAVTGAENPDGPADPLIVHPDIRRNLMEQKSFAEAGRAFLLWGSTLIDAAHRSQDKEADGLVSLLTPVIKGFLTDKGFDMTVQAQQVYGGHGYIEEWGMSQFARDARIAMIYEGANGVQALDLVGRKLAQDGGKHVMAFFDLVKSFCKDNAEIVGMEEFIAPLKAASKDLQAAGMYFMQEGMKNPNNALSGSNDFMHLFGHTCLGLMWGMMAKASLKALAEGTSDPEFHETKLATGRFYMTRTLPMTAVHLTRIQAGGDAVMALDAANF is encoded by the coding sequence ATGCCGAGCTACACCGCTCCGACCAAAGATACGCAGTTCATCCTGCACGACGTGCTCAATATCTCGTCGTTGGAAACGCCCGGCTATGGCGATCTGGAGCGGGAGTTCACCGGCGCGATCCTTGAAGAGGCGGGCAAGATCTCGTCCGAGGTGCTCTCTCCCCTCAATACCGTCGGCGATACCCAGGGCTGTGTCATGGAAAACGGCGTGGTGCGCACGCCCGAGGGCTTCAAGGCGGCGTTCGACCAGATGGCCGAAGGCGGCTGGCCCGGCATCGACATGCCCGAGGAATTCGGCGGCATGGGCCTGCCTTACGTGATGAATACCGCGGTGGGCGAAATGTTCTCGGCCGCAAACATGGCCTTCACCATGTATCAGGGCCTGACCCACGGCGCCGCCTCGGCGATACTGGCCCACGGCACCGACGCGCAGAAAGAGACCTACCTGCCGAAGATGGTCACCTGCGAGTGGACCGGCACGATGAACCTGACGGAGCCCCATTGCGGCACCGACCTGGGCCTGATGCGCACCAAGGCCGAGCCTCAAGACGACGGCAGCTACAAGATCACCGGTCAGAAGATCTTCATCTCGGCCGGCGAACACGACATGTCCGACAACATCATCCACCTGGTGCTCGGCAAGATCACCGGTGGGCCCGAGGGGATCAAGGGTGTCTCTCTCTTCATCGTGCCGAAGTTCCTCGTGAACGAGGATGGCTCGCTCGGGGAGCGCAATGGCGTCTCCTGCGGGAAGATCGAAGAGAAGATGGGCATCCACGGCAACTCCACCTGCGTGATGAACTACGACGGCGCGACCGGCTACCTCCTGGGTGAAGAGCACAAGGGCATGCGCGCCATGTTCACCATGATGAACGAGGCGCGCTTGGGCGTCGGCATGCAAGGTCTGGCGCAGACCGAGGTCGCCTACCAGAACGCGCTTGAATACGCAAAGGACCGCCTTCAGGGCCGCGCCGTGACCGGGGCTGAGAACCCCGATGGGCCTGCCGATCCGCTGATCGTGCACCCCGACATCCGCCGCAACTTGATGGAGCAAAAAAGCTTCGCCGAAGCGGGCCGCGCATTCCTGCTCTGGGGCTCGACCCTGATCGACGCCGCGCATCGCTCGCAGGACAAGGAGGCCGATGGCCTCGTGTCGCTCCTCACCCCGGTGATCAAGGGCTTCCTCACCGACAAGGGCTTCGACATGACCGTGCAGGCGCAGCAGGTCTACGGCGGGCATGGCTACATCGAAGAATGGGGCATGTCCCAATTCGCCCGCGACGCCCGCATCGCGATGATCTACGAGGGCGCCAATGGCGTCCAGGCGCTCGACCTCGTGGGCCGTAAGCTGGCGCAGGACGGCGGCAAGCACGTCATGGCCTTCTTCGACCTCGTGAAAAGCTTCTGCAAGGACAACGCCGAGATCGTGGGGATGGAGGAATTCATCGCCCCGCTGAAGGCCGCGTCCAAGGATCTGCAGGCGGCGGGAATGTATTTCATGCAGGAAGGCATGAAGAACCCCAACAACGCGCTGTCGGGCTCGAATGACTTCATGCACCTCTTTGGCCACACCTGCCTCGGCCTGATGTGGGGCATGATGGCGAAAGCCTCGCTGAAGGCTCTGGCAGAGGGCACCTCGGACCCCGAGTTCCACGAGACAAAACTGGCCACCGGCCGCTTCTACATGACCCGCACCCTGCCGATGACTGCCGTGCACCTGACCCGTATCCAGGCGGGCGGCGACGCGGTCATGGCGCTGGACGCGGCCAACTTCTGA
- a CDS encoding MerR family transcriptional regulator produces MTTDTMTIREMCDAYDVTPRTLRFYESKELLYPIREGQRRLFTRRDRARLKLILRGKRFGFSLEEIRQLLDLYYVGDGQETQLVSTLSVARARLSDMEKQRAELDEAIDELRNQMTMVSEMLTGKVSAA; encoded by the coding sequence ATGACAACCGATACCATGACCATTCGCGAGATGTGCGACGCCTACGATGTAACGCCCCGCACCTTGCGCTTTTATGAATCCAAGGAGCTGCTCTACCCGATCCGGGAAGGTCAGCGCCGCCTGTTCACCCGCCGCGATCGCGCGCGCCTGAAGCTGATCCTGCGCGGCAAGCGCTTCGGCTTCTCGCTCGAGGAAATCCGGCAGTTGCTGGACCTCTATTACGTCGGCGACGGCCAGGAGACGCAGCTGGTCAGCACGCTGTCCGTGGCCCGCGCGCGGCTGAGCGACATGGAAAAACAACGCGCCGAGCTTGATGAGGCCATCGACGAGCTGCGCAACCAGATGACCATGGTGTCGGAAATGCTGACTGGCAAGGTTTCCGCCGCCTGA
- a CDS encoding MerR family transcriptional regulator — protein sequence MAEDRLTFKQMCARFDVTPRTLRHYEYIELLSPDREGRARFYRPRDVARMTLILRGRRFGFSLEEIRQWLEIYDQGDGWEGQRDVWIAKANEQLEELRARRAELDEIITELEDLRDASAK from the coding sequence ATGGCCGAGGACCGTCTCACATTTAAGCAGATGTGCGCGCGCTTCGACGTAACGCCACGAACGTTGCGTCATTATGAATATATCGAGCTGCTCTCTCCGGACCGCGAAGGACGGGCACGGTTCTACCGCCCCCGCGACGTGGCCCGCATGACCCTTATCCTGCGTGGACGCCGGTTCGGCTTCTCGCTCGAGGAAATTCGCCAATGGCTGGAGATCTATGACCAAGGCGATGGATGGGAGGGCCAGCGTGACGTGTGGATCGCGAAAGCCAACGAGCAGTTGGAAGAGCTTCGCGCCCGGCGTGCCGAACTCGACGAGATCATCACCGAGTTGGAAGATCTGCGTGACGCCAGCGCGAAATAA
- a CDS encoding PaaI family thioesterase: MEINLTEENKARMVRQFIEALPFAKALQMEMEEMGDGRAVISMPYAREIVGDPATGVIHGGAVSALMDTCGGAAVMSHPQTKSATATLDLRIDYMRPATPGEKITARAECYHVTRSVAFIRAEAFDADADRPVASATGAFSIAEGGA, from the coding sequence ATGGAGATCAACCTGACCGAGGAAAACAAGGCGCGAATGGTGCGCCAATTCATCGAGGCCCTCCCTTTCGCGAAGGCATTGCAGATGGAAATGGAGGAAATGGGCGACGGGCGCGCTGTCATCTCCATGCCCTATGCCCGCGAAATCGTGGGTGATCCGGCGACCGGGGTGATCCACGGCGGCGCGGTCTCCGCCTTGATGGATACCTGCGGCGGGGCGGCGGTGATGAGCCATCCGCAAACGAAATCGGCGACGGCGACGCTGGATCTGCGGATCGACTACATGCGGCCCGCCACGCCCGGCGAGAAGATCACGGCGCGGGCCGAATGTTACCATGTCACGCGATCCGTGGCCTTCATCCGGGCCGAAGCCTTCGATGCCGATGCGGATCGCCCCGTGGCCTCGGCCACCGGCGCGTTTTCCATCGCGGAGGGCGGGGCATGA
- a CDS encoding PaaI family thioesterase has protein sequence MSRARPEPVDVVKNRRDRALAALVSGVPYIATMGITFDRRGDELTAVLNYQDKLIGNPLLPAIHGGATASFLEVTAIMELSFHLLWDEIESGRMDADTLTPETLPRMPKTIDFTVDYLRSGLPRDAYARARVNRSGRRYASVHVEAWQDNRQKLFAQATGHFLMPAPASSGQG, from the coding sequence ATGAGCCGCGCGCGTCCCGAACCCGTTGATGTGGTCAAGAACCGCCGCGACCGGGCGCTTGCCGCGCTGGTCTCCGGCGTGCCCTATATCGCCACCATGGGGATCACCTTCGACCGTCGCGGCGATGAGCTAACAGCGGTCTTGAACTATCAGGACAAACTTATCGGCAACCCGCTTCTCCCGGCGATCCATGGCGGTGCGACGGCCTCGTTTCTGGAAGTGACGGCGATCATGGAACTGAGCTTCCACCTTCTGTGGGACGAGATCGAGAGCGGCCGCATGGACGCCGACACGCTGACGCCCGAGACGCTGCCCCGTATGCCGAAGACGATTGATTTCACGGTGGACTACCTGCGCTCCGGCCTGCCGCGCGACGCTTACGCGCGGGCGCGGGTCAACCGCTCGGGTCGGCGCTATGCCAGCGTCCATGTGGAGGCATGGCAGGACAACCGGCAAAAGCTGTTTGCGCAGGCCACGGGTCATTTCCTGATGCCCGCGCCCGCCAGTTCAGGTCAGGGCTAG